The stretch of DNA TATAAGGTCGAAGTCAATGTAGATCACATGGGCCTTTCTCTTGCATTTATTGATCAATCTTCTGCTGTTTTTTCTTTGtcattatttatagatttctttGATCTATGTTGCTTTACTAATCTattgaaagtttgtaagttgtgtTTGGAAATAACTTGTTTGAGACACCCTTACATGAAACTTCTAAGCTCTAAAGTTGGGGCTGGACAATATGATATGTAAATTATTCATTTCTGTCACTATTATTTGTGTCAGGCGTAATCACTTATACTCACATTAACACGtgtatatttcaaaatttcatatacaTAAACTCATTTGTCTATCACCGCAATAACAAATTTTGACTGGCGGTCAGGCTCAATGACCGAGCCTAATCCTTGGAACGACCTAGCTAGCCACAAAAGTACCCCCTTCCCACTCATTTTTTTGGGGGAAATGGGATCACACAAATTGGGTTTTGCAAGTGTTGGAGAATGATATAAGCCGAAGATGATTTTACTTGTGGGCTTCAACCTAAGAATAAAAGTAAGGGTATTTCTCAATGCTCTTGAGACTCTATGCTTAATAAAAAAGTGTGACAAAAGAGAGTAGAATTAATGGTAGTTGGGGAGTTAAGATCTTTGTTAGATTAGGAacaaatatatgtatgtaacgGAGGGAGACTTGTTAAAGCTTTTACGTAAACCCATGAACTAAGAGATCCTTAATTGTGGATGAAGGCCAATGCAATAAAAGCCTCGTACCAATGAGTTTAACTGGTTTTATCAGAGTCATAATCTCACCAACTACGGGAAACATTGAGGGTTCAATGAAATAAGAGTACGTAAGCTACACACATGACAGATCACATGGCAAAGACAACAATAATACTAATACATTGACAGATCATTTTGTGGTTCTTTTTCAAAGTCTGCTGTTAGTCATTTTGCGAAATTGATGTCTCGGGTACTACTttaatttgttggtttggtaggtatatatatatatatatatatatatatgtaagtatatGGACATCTTTTTATGGCTTCTAAACTGATCATGCATGGCTATGGCAATATTTTCATAGAGAAGGATCAAGCACTGCTAGCTGCTAGTTGCAAGTAGAGGATCACCTAACGTTAAGCAGTTGATCTGCTTGATTCTGAGGATGGTTTCCATATTTTTCTGTTACTTTATGCGAATGATATGTTGATTGCTGCTAATTAAGAGCATGTTTTAGGGTTGATAAACTGAAATCTTCGTCAAGCAAGGAGCTTGCACATGAAGTAAAGTTGGTTTGAAGAGACcattcataaattgacatagttttatggaagatttttttttttttgtgtgtgtgtgtgcgccaATTTTAGGTGatttctatgtgtatttttgTGACAAATTCTACTACTTACAAGTCTGTGTAAATAGCTAGATTAATTGCTTATTGTGGGACCAAAATAGtcataaaaattctaaatatgttTGATGtgctaataaattatatatatatatatatattatataaaatattttattcaaactcAAGATGACAGGTTCCAAAATATAGATTCTTGGGGAgccataatttctttttcaagtacaagactttattttgaatgaaGAAGATCAGCTTGTTTTGAGgcattcttcttcttgttttgaggcatatatatatatatatatatatagaggaatgctatgcatcagatactattcactctcacgtGACTctacatctataatttttttatagggtgtggggAGGTAAATAGTGATTAATGagaaaaattctcaatatatatatatattcacacacatacatacacacatatatgcaTATGGGTGGCAAATCCGAAAAAGTACTAATTAGTAGgcaaaatatcaattcagaataTATAGCTTAAGGTAGCATGTATATTCCGCGTGAGAAAACATAGAGAGAAAATGCATCATGGTCTTGGGGTTTGCTTGATTTCTACAGGTTCCTATAATGGAGATTGTTACCTGTGGGAGCTTGAGAATGTGCTTATGAATAAAATGGAAAGgaataataagatgatataatgAAATATAAGTGTTTCGACAAAAATCAATGTTACTCTTCATCTCAAATCTTGCTTTGATCTCTGATCTCTTGTCACACTTGATGATGTTagacatttcattttttttttcataagccATTTAAATGGAAACCGCTTAAGATGCGTCACATGATCATCAAATGTGATCGAGAATgacaatatataaaatgaagaagaacaTTAATTTTAGGGAAATAATATTTAGCCATTTCTTACACATGCTGAATAAAATTGTATGCACCAATTAATaggttgctatatatatataaagaatttttGTGTCTTAAGATTGACAGACAGCTTTATCAGGATATTCATTCTGACAATAGATAAACAAATGAATCTGATTCTAGCCAAAATGATAAGGCTGGTGATAATCATATATGTTTGAACCGTCGTACTATTCCTCCTAAATGATTTTCACGAGTTACTATTGTTGTTTCTCGAGATTTTCAATATTCTGTagttgctatgattgattctgGATCAGACTTGAATTGCATTCAAGAAGGATTAATCCCTAGCATTATCCTTATCTCATTGATCTTGATCgaaaatacatatatgatcCAGATTATATTCATAAACTATATTATGATGTTTATAAACTGATCAGGCTGCTTGTGTGAGAGATATCCTGTGATATCATAAATTTTTGGTAATTCCAGATCGAATTTGCTATTTATTATCTtgaaagaagatgaaaacttCTTAAAATACCGATCATAAAAAAACCCCTTAACCACCAAACGGTTCGGCTGTTTTTAGTAAGATGGTCGTGAATTTTAAGTATGTGTACAAAGAAGAGCGTGACAGAATTCTGTTTTTATGACAATCTAGCTTGCACATGTTCGTAAAACTGTTTGTCCTGACTCCTGATGATGTgtatatactaaatatatatatatatatatatatatatatttatataaatgcacATCAGACTGGAAGAACCTTTCAAATGACCATTTCTTTGGCAAAACTTTACTACAAACAGTAAAATGTTGttattcatcttaattttcattatttttaatcatgtgacaaatataatttaaaggacaaaatttaaaaaataggattaatcaaaacaacaaagttacaaaagaaaagattataagaatcttcaagcttttttttaattttttatttccttagcAATAGTAACAATTAGGTCTAGTTTAGATATAAGAAgtgtttaatctcaatttatcattataatttattaaatttctacacaaaatataataaataatttaatttttctaaatctcataataataataatattaaaaaataatattctaataatattttatttaatttttaattttatctcaactcatcactTCTCAACTAATTATTCAAACGCAACTttcttatttgaattgaaaaatcatttcaattcatctcatctcattttgtcattataattttatcaaattttcatataaaatataataaataatttaattttttaatcttaaaataataataatattaaaaaataatattataataatattttatttaatttataattttaatcttttaacttatttgaattTACTGTCTAAACATActttaggagtggtttggattaagagatgagttaaaataggttgagatgatttgtaaatagtataataaaatttgaattatttattatattttgtgttaaaatttaaaaaaaattattttaaaatttgaaaaaattaaattatttattatattttgtgtaaaaatttaaaaaaattataatgataaaataagataaattaaaatgaattaagatgaattataaataCAATCGAGTCCTTAATCTTCTAGCTCGATGGTGTTCACGTGGCATGCAGGTATTGAGGGAAAGATTGGATGGCTAGCTACAGCCGACCAAACTGTTTCCTGATTCTTCAATCAATCATCTGCCATAAATATACTTTGGGaaattcttcttgttgttcaaAGTGCAGTTGAAGTTCGGCAGATGAAGGCAGGTGTGAAGAAGGATGCCTGGTTGTTGGAAACAAAAGCTCGGGAGGATTAAAATacgcaaaaagaaaagaaaaaattattaaaaaaaaaaaaacttatatttaaagatgagataaatttaaattaggtaaataaaatattattttttaatattattattattttaaaattaaaaaaaattaaattatttattttatttatataaaattttaaaataattataataataaaataaaataagataaaataaattaagaacatTTCTATATACAAACAGGCCTTAGGATaggtttgggggtgggatgagacacaaaatttttatctcatctcatctcatcattacataattttcaaattctcatacaaaatataataaacaattcaatttttttaaatctcaatttaatttttttaaattttaatacaataataatattaaaatataatattttaaacactaaaaaaaaacataaaattttcttcCAAATCTATCCTTAGAGTTGGGCCTCGATTGAGTCACgataaaggaaatatttttttaatgatattatgaatttttgaaagaaaaatatttgtaaaggtataaaaaaattaatgaaaaaaaaaaagagaaaaaaaacgtTGTATTCTGTTGTGTATGGATACGGAACCACCTTCAACAGACAGGCCAACAACCTAAACCAACCAAACTCTTATAATTACCGGTAGTTTCTGTGTTCCAACCCATCCTTCCGATTATTTCTCTGCTGCACTGATGTTCTTTGAACTCTTATATAGCCAAAATACAAACTTTTCATAAATGCTTGGTTAACAActttaaaaagaagaatatcTCTGATCTTCTCCAGTTTCTCTAGCTCTTTCTGAATCGGCCAAACATGTTCAGGGTTGTGCtggttttctctcttcttttctctatctttttctcctcatcctCGGCTCAGACATGTGCCAAATACAGATTCCCCAAAAACCAGGTCTTTAGCTCCTGTAATGATCTTCCTTATCTGAATTCTTTCGTACATTGGAACTACGAAAAATCTTCTGGTAGCCTCCAAATCGCGTATAGGCAAACCAGGGTCGCGCCCTCGACATGGAGTGCATGGGCGATCAACCCTACTGGTTCGGGCATGGTTGGAGCACAAGCGCTTGTTGCTTACCAACAGTCCAATGGAACCATGAGAGTTTACACCTCGCAGATCACTGGTTATAAAACCAACATGGGGGAGGGAAAGCTGAAATTCGATGTCTCGAATTTGGAAGCAACGCATGCAAATAGTGAGACTATAATCTATGCTACTTTGGCACTTCCAAACGATAGCAGTACTACTAGTATCAACCAGGTTTGGCAAATGGGTCCGGTTTCCAATGGCAACCCAGGAGCGCATTCTTTTGCTGCTGCTAATACTAATGCCATGGGAACCCTGAATCTTCTGTCGGGGCAGACTGCAACGACGACTGGAGGGGGGAGCTCAAGATCCAGAGACAAAAATGTGAGTATGGGAAACTTATATGCTCCTTTTTGTT from Juglans regia cultivar Chandler chromosome 4, Walnut 2.0, whole genome shotgun sequence encodes:
- the LOC109004566 gene encoding cytochrome b561 and DOMON domain-containing protein At5g47530-like; this translates as MFRVVLVFSLLFSIFFSSSSAQTCAKYRFPKNQVFSSCNDLPYLNSFVHWNYEKSSGSLQIAYRQTRVAPSTWSAWAINPTGSGMVGAQALVAYQQSNGTMRVYTSQITGYKTNMGEGKLKFDVSNLEATHANSETIIYATLALPNDSSTTSINQVWQMGPVSNGNPGAHSFAAANTNAMGTLNLLSGQTATTTGGGSSRSRDKNIHGVLNVVSWGILMPIGVIIARYLRVFKSADPAWFYLHVTCQTSAYIIGVSGWATGLKLGNDSAGVQYTKHRTLGILLFILATLQVFALLLRPNKDHKYRFYWNIYHHSVGYSVILLSIINIFLGFEILMPEKKWKNAYIAIIVFLVLNAVWLEAYTWYVVLKRRRSQSAEKTLQGVNDRNGANGYGSRTPQYV